TATGAGAACTATGAGTGTTGAAAGTAGTTATGATGTAATAGAAGCTGGAAAAGAATATTTAAACAATGGAGTTGTAGCCGTCGATTTATGCTCAAGTGAAAATGAACAATTTTGCGAAAAGTTTGAAGAGCCTATTGCTTTAGCTAGAAGCTATGGATATAGAGTGACTATACATGCTGGTGAGACTGGAATAGGAGAAAATGTATATGATGCCATCACACTTTTAAAAGCTGAAAGAATAGGTCATGGAGTGTTTATAAAAGATTGTGAAAAAGCTTATAATATTGTTAAAGAAAATAATGTTACTTTAGAAATGTGCCCTACAAGTAACTTACAAACTAAAGCTATAAAAAACATAGAAAATTATCCGTTAAATAATTTCCATAAAGATGGAATAAAAGTATCTTTAAATACTGACAATAGAACAGTTTCAGATATTGATTTAACTAATGAATATACCATAATATTTAATAACTTTGAAATGAGTGAAGATGACTATAAAACAATTTATTTAAATAGTGTTGAAGCTTCTTTTGCAGATGAAAATATAAAAAATAAATTAAGAAATTATATAAAATAATATATCAAAAAATAAAAGTATTGCTAAAAACTAGCAATACTTTTATTTTTTGATATATAATATAATGTGATATTATATTATAGGAGTGAAAGGTGGTTGATCTTATAAATAATATAAATAATATAAAAAGCAATGTCCAAAATAATGTTATTTATAAAAAAGTAAACATAAATGACGTTAATTCAAGAGCTGCAGCTATGTCTTATTACCTATTGCTTTCTATATTTCCTTTTTTGATATTTATGATAAACTTATTAAGTTATATACCGATAATTCATATTAATAAGTTTTTAAATTCATTTAATGATTTGATTCCCAATAGTGCATTTGCTATGATTGAATCTATAATAAACTCTGCAATAAGTGATAAAAGTATAAGCTTAACTGTATTCAGTTTTATCTTTACTTTATGGAGTTCATCTCGTGCAGTTAGAGTATTTATAAAGGGCATAAACAAATCATATAATTTAAAGGAAACTAGATCTTTTTTCAAACTAATACTTATATCATTTTATTTTACAGTAGAACTCATAGTATTAATAATTTCATCTATGGTATTTTTATTATATGGAGAAAAGGTTGGATATATAATATTTAAATTTTTAGGTCTTAGTAAACTGTTTATGCCAACATGGAATTTAT
The nucleotide sequence above comes from Paraclostridium bifermentans. Encoded proteins:
- the add gene encoding adenosine deaminase codes for the protein MNFEKLPKIELHCHLDGSVRPSTIIELACMKNIDIPSKNIVEIKNMMVAPKDCKSLDEYLKRFELPGLIMQDEDSLERIAFELMEDASKENIVYIEIRFAPLLHINKGLNTKQVIESVLKGIKKAESMYDIKGNLILSCMRTMSVESSYDVIEAGKEYLNNGVVAVDLCSSENEQFCEKFEEPIALARSYGYRVTIHAGETGIGENVYDAITLLKAERIGHGVFIKDCEKAYNIVKENNVTLEMCPTSNLQTKAIKNIENYPLNNFHKDGIKVSLNTDNRTVSDIDLTNEYTIIFNNFEMSEDDYKTIYLNSVEASFADENIKNKLRNYIK
- a CDS encoding YihY/virulence factor BrkB family protein: MVDLINNINNIKSNVQNNVIYKKVNINDVNSRAAAMSYYLLLSIFPFLIFMINLLSYIPIIHINKFLNSFNDLIPNSAFAMIESIINSAISDKSISLTVFSFIFTLWSSSRAVRVFIKGINKSYNLKETRSFFKLILISFYFTVELIVLIISSMVFLLYGEKVGYIIFKFLGLSKLFMPTWNLFRYSFVIAITIWIVSSLFRYGPNKKINLIEAMPGAILSIFGWILVSVVFSFYTNNFSNYQVIYGSIGGIIALLTWFYLSSWIMLLGCEINALIYYRGKNFNRRDI